Proteins co-encoded in one Pseudomonadota bacterium genomic window:
- a CDS encoding ABC transporter permease, producing MSADRIIAYALRGWFFLALIFIFIPIVISFIFSFSPNRYPTLPLNGISTQWYELIVAEAPVPTAFWNSLKAGVIVAVISTFIGFAAAYTDYRYRFFGKNFYLALALLPPTIPVLILGLVMLMYLSRISLVGELYSVVLAHVVYCIPFAMALIRLRLAQMNPDLESAAWNLGANSWRAMRDVILPFTLPSIFAALALTMAVSFDEYLIAFFTGGVTETLPVRVLALLQGQVSPRINAIGSIVFTISMALVILAQILLLSRGSSQRRKAAGE from the coding sequence ATGAGCGCCGACCGCATCATCGCCTATGCATTGCGCGGCTGGTTCTTTTTGGCGTTGATTTTTATCTTCATCCCGATCGTCATCAGTTTCATTTTCTCGTTCAGCCCCAACCGCTATCCAACGTTGCCGCTGAACGGCATCAGTACTCAATGGTATGAGTTGATCGTGGCTGAAGCGCCGGTGCCGACCGCCTTCTGGAATAGCTTGAAAGCCGGCGTGATCGTCGCGGTGATATCGACGTTTATCGGCTTCGCCGCCGCCTACACCGATTATCGCTATCGTTTTTTTGGTAAGAATTTCTATCTCGCCTTGGCGTTGCTGCCACCGACTATTCCGGTGCTGATCCTGGGCCTTGTGATGCTGATGTATCTAAGCCGCATCAGCCTGGTCGGCGAGCTGTACTCGGTCGTCCTCGCCCATGTCGTCTATTGCATTCCCTTTGCTATGGCGTTGATCCGCCTTCGCCTAGCGCAAATGAACCCCGACCTTGAGAGCGCGGCGTGGAACTTGGGCGCCAATTCGTGGCGCGCCATGCGGGACGTCATCCTACCCTTTACCCTGCCGTCAATCTTTGCCGCGCTGGCCCTCACCATGGCGGTTTCGTTCGACGAATATTTGATCGCCTTCTTCACCGGTGGCGTGACCGAAACCTTGCCAGTGCGCGTGTTGGCGCTTTTGCAGGGGCAGGTGAGCCCGCGCATCAACGCCATTGGCAGCATTGTTTTCACCATTTCCATGGCCTTGGTGATTCTGGCGCAAATCCTGTTATTGTCGCGCGGCTCCAGCCAGCGCCGTAAAGCCGCCGGAGAGTAA